The stretch of DNA TCATCATTTATTAACCACAATAGAATTAGGAATTGTCATTTCAGTGTTGTATCTTTCAAGAATAACAACCTTCCTCTGACATGCTTACATCGGAATCATATGTCGAATTAGTAAACCGGGGTTATAGTCAGACCCGGCAGGAAGGGAGCCGGGCTTACCCTGTTGCCTGCTATGAGATATTTATGCTTAGCCGGGCACAACAACGAGCCAAACAGCGGGAAGTCATGTTGTTTCGGCAACTGACCGAGATTTTTGACTGGACCATGCCCCGTCGGCAGCGCAATGGCTACGTAAAAAAACTGGAAGCCGGGTTTACGTTCATATTAACCGATCTGTCGAAAACTATTCTGTGGACCAGCCAGAGTTTTCTGTCCATGACCGGCTACGCGCACGGCGAAGCCATTGGCCGCTCTCCCAGCATGTTACAAGGGCCTGATACCGACCCAAACGAAGTGGCGCGTATACGTGCCTCGCTCGACCGGGCCAATCCGGTGAAAGTGAGTTTGTTAAACTATCGTAAAAATGGTGAAGCTTACGCATGCCGCATTGCTATTGACCCGCTCTACAACAGCCAGGGTGAGTTGACGCACTTTCTGGCCGTTGAAAGCGAAATTAGTTATTAGCAAACAGCCGTTTTTACACAGGAAAATGTTGACCGTATACGAAGCTTCTCAAACCTTTGGCTAATAATTTGTGGTTATAGTCATACACACAATGACTATGACACGTTTCTTACGCGCACTGCGCTGGGCCTTATTTACCATACTCATCGTTTCAGTTGGCTTGGTCGTGACCGCCTGGTTTGTTAATTTTCGACAAACTGACCAGGAGCTGGCCGACGAGTTTCGCGACCAGTTGGTTCAGCCTGCTATCCAGCGCTACACTGTTAATGACCGAACGCTATCGGCTACTCCGCGTACGATTCGGTTTATGGAAACGCCCGCCCGCCCCGGTAAGCCTGTGGTGCTGTTTGTACATGGCGCACCCAGTTCGCTGTCGTTTTTCAACGCCTTTTTCAAAGATACAACCTTGCTCAATCGGGCGCAGTTGGTGGCGGTTGACCGGCCCGGCTACGGATATTCCGATTTTGGCCGGGTCGAAACGTCCATTGTGCGGCAGGCCAAACTGCTACAACCGCTTATCGACCGCTATAAAAGTGTTTCCTATCTGATGATTGTAGGATCGTCGTATGGCGGGTCAGTGGCTGCCCGGCTGGCAATGAATAACCCGGAACGCGTTGATCATGTGGTGTTTGTATCATCGGCACTGGGGCCGGGGCTGGAGCGTACTTACCCCATTAGCCATTGGATCGATACGCCCTTGTTACGGTGGGGAGTGCCACCGTTGCTACGATTAGCCAACGACGAAAAATTGGCTCATCGGCGAGCGTTGGAAGCTATACTGCCCGACTGGTCGAAAATTAGAGCGAACATAACCATGCTACATGGTCAGCGCGACGAACTGGTGTACCCAACAAACGTTTCGTTTGCCCAGAAGCAACTCACCAATGCGCGGGTAAAGCAGTTTCTGCTACCCGAAAATAGACACGACATTGTGTTCAACAAGCGGGAGTACATGACTCAAATTCTGATTGATATTCTGACCAAACGTGAGCTTAATCAGCCAGTCATGGCTTTGCAAACGGCTTATAACACTAATGCGGGCATCCAGAATACACCATCGCCGAGCCAGCGGTAACGTTCGTTTCGCAGGAAATAATCCGGGTACCGCTGAATGCCGTAGAGCGTCAGGCTCATCAGTCCTAACATAAGAGCCGACCGTTGGGCAAAACGGTCGTCGGTGAAAAAGCAGAGCGCGAAGCCAATAGCTATGGTGCCGAACGTGAGCCAGCGCAGGAGCGTATCACACCGACGTAGCCCCAATTCAGTAGCTAATGAAAACAGACCGGGAGTATTGGGCGCCAGACGCTGCCGTTCGCGGGTTTCCATCACGTCGAACAGAATCAGGTTCTGAAATGCAATTGCTGTAAATAGCAGAAACTGAACAACTTCTGCTCCTTTCACCGAAGGTCGCTGCACCCAGACACTACCCCAGATGGCTACCGAATAGAGTACAGCCACCAGCGGCTCTTTCAACAGCAATGCCGGATGACGCGCCGGTAGCCGGAAGACAGCCACTACGTAGGCCGCGCAGATTCCGCCCAGCACAATGCCGAACCGAACGACCTTGCCTGGTAAAAAAAACACCAGAATCAGGCCCAGCACGGCGGCCCCGGCCACTACACGCCAGAGCAGTGGAGCATATCGGCGATGAAATGCGTGGCGGGCTGTAGGTGGGTGGCCGGGCTTTTGCACATCGAGCAGCCGATCAACGGTATAAATAATAAATACGGCCAACGCCAGCACAATGGGCGTGGCCCAATGTACCGGTTCCACGTCAGACAGCCGGGTTGCCATCCGGTTCGATAGCACGGCTCCCAATACAACGGGGAAACTCAAATAATAGGCGTTGCGGATAGAACTAAGCAAAGTGGTAAGTAGTAAACGGTAATCAACTGAGGGAGGGCGCGGCCAGCCACGGGGTTATCTGCCGCACCACCGTTACGGATTGACCAACCCGCAACAAGCCACTTGTGTTAGGTTCGACCAGTACATTCTGACCAAACAGAATTTTGTGCTTCCATTGCCGGTAGCCCGCCAGCGTTTTCAGCGGTTCAGTTCCTTTCTGACCGGTGGCCGGGTCGATAGTGGTCAGTATGCAGCGGGCGCATGGCTTTACGCCGTACATATCCAGTTCGCCCACACGAAAATGCGCCCAGCTATCTTCGGCAAACGGCAAACTGCCACTCACAACGATGTTGGGCCGAAACCGCTCGATACCAATTGGTTCGGGCAGGCGTTGGTTGAGGTCATCGAGCGATGCCTGCCCGATTAGCAGATACGGGTAGCCATCGGCAAAGCTTACGGCATCGTCGGTATGGCGGGCATAGGTCAGGTCAATGGTTCGGCGGGTGCTGTCGGGCATAAACACCAGATGACAGGGTTTTCCGAGCACGTTGGTAAACCAGCGGTCGGCTTCGGCACCAACACGCACGGCGGATACGTTCTCGCTGTCCCAGATCGTTACTGGCAGCGTGGGCAGGCCAGTGGCGTCGGGTTCGAGAGCAAGCATTAGCCTGTCGGTGGGGCGATGCCGGTGCCAGACATAGAGCGTATCGCTCTCTATCGATACATCGATCAGGGCCATGTGCGGGTTGCTGCGCTGGGTGATGAATATGCCGTTGGGGTCAACGAGCATGAACCGGCGATCATGCTGAAATCCTTTGGCATCGACAACGGCTTCGTTTACCGCAATGCCGCCAAGCGACTTAACCGGATAGAGGTAGAGGGCAGAGATTTGCAAACGGTGTAAAGTTATGAGGTTGACATAAAGTTGTAAAGTTACGGCTTGGGAGCCAACGGCGAAGCCAACTACACAACTTTATAACCTATAACTCCATACGTGGCATAGGGCTTATAGCCTGATCCGTAAATTCACCAGCTTCATATTTGAACTGAGCCGCCATAGCAATCATAGCCGCATTATCGGTGCAGTATTCGAAACGGGGAATAAAAACCGTCCAGCCAAGTTCGTGGCCAGCCTGCGTGACAGCCATACGCAGGCCGCTGTTGGCCGATACACCCCCGGCAATGGCAATCTGACTAATCCCGGTTTCGCGGGCAGCGCGTTTCAGTTTGGTCAGCAGCATCTGCACGAGTGTGTGCTGAATGCTGGCGCAGATATTGGCAAGGTGTTGGTTGATGAAGTCGGGATTCTGCTTTGTATTATCGCGCAGAAAGTACATAATGGCCGTT from Spirosoma montaniterrae encodes:
- a CDS encoding PAS domain-containing protein, encoding MLTSESYVELVNRGYSQTRQEGSRAYPVACYEIFMLSRAQQRAKQREVMLFRQLTEIFDWTMPRRQRNGYVKKLEAGFTFILTDLSKTILWTSQSFLSMTGYAHGEAIGRSPSMLQGPDTDPNEVARIRASLDRANPVKVSLLNYRKNGEAYACRIAIDPLYNSQGELTHFLAVESEISY
- a CDS encoding alpha/beta fold hydrolase, which codes for MTRFLRALRWALFTILIVSVGLVVTAWFVNFRQTDQELADEFRDQLVQPAIQRYTVNDRTLSATPRTIRFMETPARPGKPVVLFVHGAPSSLSFFNAFFKDTTLLNRAQLVAVDRPGYGYSDFGRVETSIVRQAKLLQPLIDRYKSVSYLMIVGSSYGGSVAARLAMNNPERVDHVVFVSSALGPGLERTYPISHWIDTPLLRWGVPPLLRLANDEKLAHRRALEAILPDWSKIRANITMLHGQRDELVYPTNVSFAQKQLTNARVKQFLLPENRHDIVFNKREYMTQILIDILTKRELNQPVMALQTAYNTNAGIQNTPSPSQR
- a CDS encoding MOSC domain-containing protein, which encodes MQISALYLYPVKSLGGIAVNEAVVDAKGFQHDRRFMLVDPNGIFITQRSNPHMALIDVSIESDTLYVWHRHRPTDRLMLALEPDATGLPTLPVTIWDSENVSAVRVGAEADRWFTNVLGKPCHLVFMPDSTRRTIDLTYARHTDDAVSFADGYPYLLIGQASLDDLNQRLPEPIGIERFRPNIVVSGSLPFAEDSWAHFRVGELDMYGVKPCARCILTTIDPATGQKGTEPLKTLAGYRQWKHKILFGQNVLVEPNTSGLLRVGQSVTVVRQITPWLAAPSLS